One Gordonia zhaorongruii DNA segment encodes these proteins:
- a CDS encoding substrate-binding domain-containing protein gives MSKHGTGVENRQFVSRPLVAGALIVILIAAVITAWVGLGDRIEESATDSADQCVEGNAAVPIVADPALAPGLQKIAQSYNATSPIVRDHCIKVEVRPADARATLEGLTADRWDPAAFGPFPGAWIPESSVWAAALQTGKPAALQGPPESLVSSPVRLAVEKELAEAADGRIGWGDLPELTRASSLEAYGQPTWGSLRMAMPNGPQSDATALAAQGVAAAIADEKGSLTEEQVGESSVTQAVEQLLSAPPKPGDGSISAAIKAIGEADDPSDAEVRAVPVTEQRLYTLTKDDESAPVTAVAPEGSTPVADYPVIKLAGAQVPAFLGDAISEFLTFARKPPQMKVLTEMGFRGGGPLPQKTATVAFGEVTDPLPAPEPAAALRISEIVLPAAAP, from the coding sequence GTGTCGAAGCATGGGACAGGCGTCGAGAACCGTCAGTTCGTCTCGCGGCCGCTCGTGGCGGGCGCACTCATCGTCATTCTGATCGCCGCGGTGATCACGGCGTGGGTCGGATTGGGCGACCGCATCGAGGAGTCGGCGACGGACTCGGCGGATCAGTGCGTCGAGGGCAACGCGGCGGTGCCCATCGTCGCTGATCCGGCGCTCGCTCCCGGACTGCAGAAGATCGCGCAGAGCTACAACGCGACTTCGCCGATCGTCCGGGACCATTGCATCAAGGTGGAGGTCCGTCCCGCGGATGCCCGCGCCACTCTCGAAGGATTGACGGCGGACAGGTGGGACCCGGCCGCATTCGGGCCCTTCCCCGGGGCGTGGATCCCGGAGTCGTCCGTCTGGGCCGCGGCGCTGCAGACCGGCAAACCTGCCGCACTGCAGGGACCGCCGGAATCACTGGTCTCCTCCCCTGTTCGACTGGCGGTCGAGAAAGAGCTCGCGGAGGCTGCCGACGGACGCATCGGATGGGGTGACCTGCCCGAGCTGACGAGGGCGAGCTCCCTTGAGGCGTACGGCCAGCCCACCTGGGGCTCACTCCGCATGGCGATGCCGAACGGTCCGCAGTCCGACGCCACGGCTCTCGCCGCTCAGGGCGTCGCAGCGGCAATCGCCGACGAGAAGGGTTCGCTCACCGAGGAGCAGGTCGGCGAATCGAGCGTCACCCAGGCCGTCGAGCAGTTGCTGTCGGCGCCGCCGAAGCCCGGCGACGGCTCGATCAGTGCTGCGATCAAGGCGATCGGCGAGGCCGATGACCCATCAGATGCCGAGGTACGCGCCGTCCCGGTCACCGAGCAGCGGCTGTACACGCTCACCAAGGATGACGAGAGCGCGCCGGTCACGGCCGTCGCGCCCGAAGGTTCGACGCCGGTTGCGGACTACCCGGTGATCAAACTCGCCGGCGCGCAGGTGCCCGCATTCCTCGGCGACGCCATCTCCGAGTTCCTGACCTTCGCGCGGAAGCCACCGCAGATGAAGGTGCTCACCGAGATGGGCTTCCGCGGCGGCGGTCCACTGCCGCAGAAGACCGCCACCGTCGCCTTCGGCGAGGTCACCGACCCGCTACCGGCTCCGGAACCGGCGGCTGCGCTCAGGATCAGCGAGATCGTTCTTCCTGCCGCGGCGCCCTAG
- the sfnG gene encoding dimethylsulfone monooxygenase SfnG, protein MPEISSEQRFETAAAPLQFAYWVPNVSGGLVVSKIEQRTDWSYDYNRRLAVAAENNGFEYALTQVRYISSYGAAYQHESTSFSLALLLATERLKVISAVHPGLWQPGVLAKWLTTADHLSNGRAAVNVVSGWFKDEFTKLGEPWLEHDERYRRAEEFITYLRSIWTDEHAEFAGDFYRLHDFDLKPKPLDVPGRPHPEIFQGGNSTAARAMAGRVSDWYFSNGKDFEGLSEQVLDVNTEAARHGRTVRFGLNGFLIGRDSEAEARDVLHEIVDKADRAAVEGFGSAVKQAGTSTGDGKGMWQDSEFRDLVQYNDGFRTGLIGTPEQIAERIVAYKTRGVNLFLLGFLHFIDDVEYFGAHILPLIRELEADLISSGRLESELARNGVLTPAS, encoded by the coding sequence ATGCCCGAAATCAGTTCCGAGCAGCGGTTCGAAACCGCTGCCGCGCCTTTGCAGTTCGCCTATTGGGTGCCCAACGTCAGCGGCGGTCTCGTCGTCTCGAAGATCGAGCAGCGCACCGACTGGAGCTACGACTACAACCGACGGCTGGCGGTGGCCGCCGAGAACAACGGCTTCGAGTACGCACTCACCCAGGTGCGCTACATCTCGTCCTACGGGGCCGCGTACCAGCACGAGTCGACGAGCTTCTCCCTCGCGTTACTGCTGGCGACCGAGCGTCTCAAGGTCATCTCGGCCGTCCACCCTGGACTGTGGCAGCCGGGTGTTCTCGCCAAATGGCTCACGACCGCCGATCACCTCTCGAACGGACGCGCAGCCGTCAACGTGGTGTCCGGCTGGTTCAAGGACGAGTTCACCAAGCTCGGCGAGCCGTGGCTCGAACACGACGAGCGCTACCGTCGCGCCGAGGAGTTCATCACCTATCTGCGCAGCATCTGGACTGACGAGCACGCCGAGTTCGCCGGGGACTTCTACCGGCTGCACGACTTCGATCTGAAGCCGAAACCACTCGACGTCCCCGGACGTCCCCACCCGGAGATCTTCCAGGGCGGCAACTCGACCGCCGCCCGGGCGATGGCGGGCCGCGTCTCGGACTGGTACTTCAGCAACGGCAAGGACTTCGAGGGACTCTCCGAGCAGGTTCTCGACGTGAACACCGAGGCGGCCCGGCACGGACGCACGGTCAGATTCGGGCTCAACGGCTTCCTGATCGGTCGTGATTCGGAGGCCGAGGCCCGTGATGTGCTCCACGAGATCGTCGACAAGGCCGATCGCGCCGCCGTGGAGGGCTTCGGTTCAGCCGTCAAGCAGGCGGGCACGTCGACGGGCGACGGCAAGGGCATGTGGCAGGACTCCGAGTTCCGAGATCTCGTGCAGTACAACGACGGTTTCCGAACCGGTCTGATCGGAACACCCGAGCAGATCGCGGAGCGGATCGTCGCCTACAAGACCCGAGGCGTGAATCTCTTCCTGCTGGGCTTCCTGCACTTCATCGACGACGTCGAGTACTTCGGCGCACACATCCTCCCCCTGATCCGCGAACTCGAAGCGGATCTGATCTCCAGCGGCCGACTCGAGTCCGAGCTCGCCCGCAACGGCGTTCTGACTCCCGCGTCCTGA
- a CDS encoding acyl-CoA dehydrogenase family protein — MTSTASATQHTAVDESALQDALRRADLVAAELSATAAERDRANADPTAEIELLRANDLLQVGEPVEFGGAGLNYAQTQQITRHIARGDTSIAHLIGYHFAQQRIPHLFGTADQAETISRRNAQEKLFWGGVQNPRGADGLVLTRDGDGFRLNGRRTFASGAGVADHLSVTASLDGDLVFLTLPTDREGFEPAGDWDNIGQRLTDSGGVVFRDARIERSEILGDPDSPPAFSPYQTLVTPHWQLAFVNFYIGTAEGALVEALDWTRLNASPWETSGLESATEDPYILELVGELRAQVTGAALLADRAGDALQQSLDFGPALSADQRAETAIAIAEAKYVTTKVSLEAASRLFEIQGARATTTKYGFDRHWRNLRTHTVHDPVSYKAREIGDWTLNRRAPAFSLYS; from the coding sequence ATGACTTCCACCGCTTCCGCCACACAGCACACCGCCGTCGACGAGTCCGCGCTACAGGACGCTCTCCGGCGTGCAGACCTGGTCGCCGCCGAGCTGAGTGCGACCGCCGCCGAACGCGATCGTGCGAATGCAGATCCCACCGCCGAGATAGAACTACTGCGCGCGAACGATCTCCTGCAGGTCGGTGAACCCGTCGAGTTCGGCGGTGCTGGTCTGAACTACGCACAGACGCAGCAGATCACGCGCCATATCGCGCGCGGCGATACCTCCATCGCGCATCTCATCGGATATCACTTCGCTCAGCAGCGGATACCCCATCTGTTCGGCACCGCGGACCAGGCCGAGACGATCTCGCGGCGCAACGCCCAGGAGAAGCTCTTCTGGGGCGGCGTCCAGAACCCTCGTGGCGCGGACGGCCTGGTGTTGACCCGCGATGGGGACGGCTTCCGACTCAACGGCCGACGCACCTTCGCCTCCGGGGCCGGCGTAGCCGACCATCTCTCAGTGACCGCATCCCTGGACGGCGACCTCGTGTTCCTGACGCTGCCCACCGATCGTGAGGGCTTCGAACCCGCAGGCGACTGGGACAACATCGGACAGCGACTCACCGACTCCGGTGGCGTCGTGTTCCGCGACGCCCGCATCGAACGCAGCGAGATCCTGGGCGACCCGGACTCGCCTCCTGCGTTCTCGCCGTACCAGACGCTCGTCACCCCGCATTGGCAACTCGCTTTCGTCAACTTCTACATCGGCACCGCCGAAGGTGCCCTCGTCGAGGCCCTCGACTGGACGCGCCTGAACGCCAGCCCGTGGGAGACTTCCGGCCTCGAGTCGGCCACCGAGGATCCGTACATCCTCGAACTCGTCGGTGAACTGCGCGCCCAGGTCACCGGAGCCGCTCTTCTCGCCGACCGGGCGGGTGACGCTCTGCAGCAGTCGCTCGATTTCGGTCCCGCGCTCAGCGCCGATCAACGTGCCGAGACAGCCATCGCCATCGCGGAGGCCAAGTACGTGACGACCAAGGTCTCACTGGAAGCCGCGTCGCGCCTCTTCGAGATCCAGGGGGCGCGGGCCACCACCACGAAGTACGGGTTCGACCGGCACTGGCGCAATCTGCGCACGCACACCGTGCACGACCCGGTCTCGTACAAAGCGCGTGAGATCGGTGACTGGACGCTGAACCGCCGCGCCCCCGCGTTCAGCCTGTACAGCTGA